The sequence below is a genomic window from Monodelphis domestica isolate mMonDom1 chromosome 2, mMonDom1.pri, whole genome shotgun sequence.
TCATATCTACTTCTTGTCACCGCTTGGGATCCCAGATCCCCAGGTACTGCTGCTCTTTGCTATAGGAGTGAAATCTGGATTTTAAGAAAAAGGATTGCTATCCCTTAAAGGGATACTTACTAGAAGTCTCTGAGGACATGGCATAATTTCTTTCTGATTCCTTCTGGTATCTCTCAAATACTCTGATACTCCTCCAGCTCCTACTGATAGGAAAGGTTCTCATCTTCctaccctcctctccccccagttGCTGAGGGAGATAACATCACAGCCTCCAGAAGAGGAGCTATTGATGAGGCAGAGTTCCTAGGCCCCAACTGTCTTCTGATTTTCTGCCTAAACTGCCAGCCTCACACTTCTCTGTTCTAGACAGGGATTATTCCTATAGGTTATGGGCCTAGAGCAAGTCACACTGTATGTGTCTATGTTTCTATGTACTCCAAGAGTACCACTAATGAGTAAATTCTTTTTCTAAGTGAAATCAGGTTCCAACCAATATCAAAGGTAACTGCGAAAGGAAAAACCTAAGAGTCTAGTTCCTTTTTTAGCATTGCCCCCAAGATATTTTTGCTCTCCTCACACAGGAGCTACTCTATGCACAGCTGCCTATCTGCTATCAGGACAGGGACACAGGGCCCCGACCCCCTAACCCCACATGAAAAAAGTATGGAACCTAGGCTTGCCTTTATCCTTATGTTCCCTTGTTCTTCCATTATACCTTTCTCCTacttttcctcttttagtcctgctTACCCCCAAAGTAAGAACCATCAGTGAGACGTGTGTCCCAAGCACCACGGGTCAGCACACTGAGCAATCCATGTTGAATAAAGTACATCTTTCTGCCCACAGAGCCTTCACGAACCACAAGGTCACCCGGTTGAAAGACCTCAAATCGAAGTTTGGTGAGCACAGCAGTGACGAAGCTGGGGTCAGCATGAGCAAACAGGGGCATGTGGGCCACCAGGCCCCTACAGGTGAAGTTAATGATCTCCTGGGCAGAGTGAGAAGTTGAAGTCAGTTAGGGCATCACCCAATGGACAATTTTCATGGTCTACAGCCAGGGAACTACCCCCGCACTGAACAAGATCAGCTTCAAAGACCCCAAACCCCTAAAAGATTATGATCTCCTGAGGAATGAAAGAGGTAGGGGCAGCATGGGCAGTATTACCCTTAGGCAGTCCCTTCAGAGAAGTTCTCCCCTAAAGAAGCTCTCCCCAAAAGTTTCTATAACTCATAGTTCCTACTCTTCCCACACTGGGATTGCTCATCTTCCCCACATCATTCAGCATCACTTAGTGCCCCATTTCCATCTCAAGAGTACCTCTCGAAGTGGCTCGCTCAATTCCCCCAGGATGCTTTCCTCATCAAACATTTTGCCCTGGTAGCGATGTTCATAGTACTCATGGATGCGTTGACGGGTATCAGCTGGTAGTTTGTGGAAGGACATGTACTGCTCCACCTGCTTATACTGGAGGCACCAGACCCACCCAGACAAGGGCCATCAACACAAGGATATGGACAAATTGACAAAGACAAGATGATGAGAACAAGGAGATATATAGGGATATGGGGACATAGGTATGGAGACACACACAGGCATGTGAGACAAAGATATGGGGACATATACACAGAGTCAGTCAGGGACATGCAATGATAGGGATACACAAGGATAGAGAGATAAACATGAAGACATAGTGGTGACAGAGACATAGACACTGGGAAGGATAGAGACAAGGAGATATTGCAAGAGCACAAACCCAAAGGCAAGTGTGGGCACAGATATAGTCACAAGGTCACATAGGAAAAGAGATATGGAAACAAAGGTCAAACATCACAGACAAGAAGTCTTGAACACAAAGACAGACATGGGGATAATCAAGCATAAAGGAATGGAAATAGTGAAATATATCATGGGTGAAGAACAAGGAGACATGGACACAAATATAATACCCAAATAGGAGGAAGCGTAGAACCCATAGCCAAGGAGAAAGAGACTGCCCCAAACACAAGAAAACAAGCACAAAGACTCAAGCAAATATatatggggaggaggggaggcaaAGATGTAGAGACCCTAAAGGGCACAATTTAGAATGGGAACTAAAATAGGATGTCCATTCCATAGTATTCTGCACAAGTTGGATttacctccacctccacctccaccccTGTCTATACCCCTGCTGACCTTCTCTTGGTACTGGCGACGGGATGAGTCAAGAGACTGGATGAGGGCAGTGGCATGACCAATGAACATGGCATAGCATGTAGCACCTACAATCATGCTAAGCATGGTGAGCCAAACATCCGGCATGCCCTGAGGTGCTTGTTGTCCATAGCCTATACACAGCATGTGACTCATGGCTTTGAAGAGGGCATGAGAATATTGGCGGCCCCACGAGTGATtctgaggaaaaaagagaatgggGCTGAGCAGCTAGAGGCCAAGATCTCTTGCCCTCTAAACTTTTCTTGCTCTTGACTCAACCATCTCTTTGCCTTGCCTCTTACACAGCAGACAGAATTATGGCACTTTGCTCAGTGGAGCTTGGGAAATAACAAAAGGATGACTGACCCCCCAAGAGCCATGCAAGCATACTGAAGGAGAGCATAGGGGTAGTTCTGCATTCCTCTGCTTCTCCTTCCCATTTCTCCTCTCACCTCTTTTTACTCTCTTGATATatccaatgcttagcacaatgcctggcacacagtaagtactttttaaatgttgattgactatttttctcttttttctcctttcacacATCTTTTCCTCCCCTTATACATCTTTCCCCACTCTTACCTGTCTTTCCATTATGCCTTACCATACACAAGCCCATGTTCCCACCCATACCACAAGAGAGCTCTCAGAGTGGACCCCAAGGAGAGGCTGGCAGCCCACGAAGATAGATAATGAGAGAGAAGTGTCTCACCACCATGTGGTTGATGGAAACCCAGCAGTCAGGAGGAAAGTCCTGGAGCATTGGGACCAGGAACTGTAGGCAGCCATCCCAATGACACAACAACAGCATCATCCCAATGAGATTGAAGATCCGAACCACAGCACTGGCCAGGTCATAGGTCATGTGAAAGATCTGGGGGAGGAGTGTGTGCAGGGGCTGTGGGCAGGGTCACTTCTCTTTTGGTCCCGGTCCCTACCCCCTTCACAATTTTGTGAATATTTCTAGTTCTTCTGTCCTTAGGTAACACTACCTAATTATTCCCTATACATATATCTACAGTTATATACCACTATAGACATAGCCCTAGAGAGGGTGGTAAGATAATTTATAATCCTTATGCCACCAAGATGTGTGTAATGGAAGGATTGTTACCATCACCTTTACAGTGACTAAAAGTAAGGCAGaggtaaatgaaataatatatgtagagcactttgcaaacctaaagcatcatttaaatgttagctattattactatcagGAGAGAGACTGAGTGAATTCTCTTTTCATCCAATCTCTTTATCTATCTTTCCCCATCTCTTATCTTggtcttccccttcctctcccttggATCTGACTAGCCCCAAACACTTATATAGCCAAAtaggtatctcttccacatctTGACTTTCCCCATCAAAATTTTGCAAGGACTGGCATAAAAAATTATATGGGAATTTTTTTCAGAGTTTTGCTGAAGATGACATGGGAAGGCCAACAGAcaatatggggaaaaaaatagaaactatatAGCTTATGACCAAATATTTAACCCAGTTTTTACACTGAAGTACTATAAATActccatgaaagaaagaaaaaattcagacgtCTCCAGTACTCCAAAAGGGAAGGTCAAAATTTTTTCTAGGACTTTCCAGATCCCAGAGGCTCCCTTCCTGTAACcctcatgatgtggaagggattccTAATTTGGTACTATAGACCATCAAAGCAATCATGAAATCAGCATCCTCCTATTGTTCTTCCTTTAGAAGTTTTCTTCTAGCCCTTTCCCCAAAGAGAACAATACATCGGGAAaccccctttcccttctcaatCCCTGAAGACTTCCTTAATAGAGATTCTACTTTAAAAGTTCACCCACTTCTCTAGTCTTTCAACGTTTTGGCCCCCAAGGGATGAGAATAAATCCCAAGAGATGAGAATAAATCCCACCCtgcccacctccccaccccacctcctccCACTGGTGGATGTATCTGATGAGGCGGGAGAGGCGGAGCAATCGAAGCAGGCTGAGGATCTTGGTGAAACGGACAATTCGAAGGGCCCTGGCTGTCTTGTAAACCTCAGCATCCAGTCTTGGCTCCAACTCCACCACCAGGAAGATGTAGTCCACTGGGATGGAGGAGATAAGATCCACCAGAAACCAGGTGCGGAGGTAGCGAGTGCGGATGGCTTGGGGAGCCAGGAGTATCTCTGCTCCTTCTTCCACCACGATCCCTGTCCTGAAGTTCAGCACCAGGTCCAGCAGGAAAAAGGTGTCAGAGAGGACATTGAAGACAATCCAGGGTGGGGAGTTTTCCTCCTTGAAAAAGGTGATGCCCACGGGGAGGACAATGAGATTCCCTACCATTAGCAACAGCATGATCAGGTCCCAGTAAAATCTAGTGGGAAAAGAAGAGGAGTAAGGACTCTAAGTACTCCTGCTCTACATGATTTACCTGAGTCTCATCCTCTCCAGTCTtcagatttttaaataatttgttcctCTTTCCTGAGCTTTGCAAGCCTTCCTTGCCCTGTGCAATAATCCCCTCTCAAGGACTAACTTTCCTGGGTTTACTTCCTACTTCCTATCCATGAGAATTGCATTTATCTATCTTTGTCTCTATAATCTGGTAAAGGTGATGGagttattctttttctcccttaacCATAGGAAGTTTCTAAGGACAAGGTCAATATCCTTATGGAGAAACTTTCCATACCACATACTTATAAGCATTTGCATACATAAAGGTTCAATAAATGTCCCTGGGCTCCTATCCTTCCTAACCCCCTCCAACCACTGATATTACAACTGAGTATGAGGCAGAGCTATGAGAGGAGAGatcagggacaaaaaggaatgg
It includes:
- the HCN3 gene encoding potassium/sodium hyperpolarization-activated cyclic nucleotide-gated channel 3 — encoded protein: MDTEQRPAAAAAGAGDEGTPGLETASPPAPSSATAAPGPSPAPGPESGPGPMRRQLGALLQPAVNKFSLRVFGSHKAVEIEQERVKSAGAWIIHPYSDFRFYWDLIMLLLMVGNLIVLPVGITFFKEENSPPWIVFNVLSDTFFLLDLVLNFRTGIVVEEGAEILLAPQAIRTRYLRTWFLVDLISSIPVDYIFLVVELEPRLDAEVYKTARALRIVRFTKILSLLRLLRLSRLIRYIHQWEEIFHMTYDLASAVVRIFNLIGMMLLLCHWDGCLQFLVPMLQDFPPDCWVSINHMVNHSWGRQYSHALFKAMSHMLCIGYGQQAPQGMPDVWLTMLSMIVGATCYAMFIGHATALIQSLDSSRRQYQEKYKQVEQYMSFHKLPADTRQRIHEYYEHRYQGKMFDEESILGELSEPLREEIINFTCRGLVAHMPLFAHADPSFVTAVLTKLRFEVFQPGDLVVREGSVGRKMYFIQHGLLSVLTRGAWDTRLTDGSYFGEICLLTRGRRTASVRADTYCRLYSLSVDHFNAVLEEFPMMRRAFETVAMDRLHRIGKKNSLLQRKRSEPSPGSGGSGVMEQHLVQHDRDMARGVRGLAPGTGARLSGKPVLWEPLVHAPLQAAAVTSNVAIALTHHRAPLPLSPDSPAALLARSARRSAGSPASPLVPARGLPLLARGPWASTSRLPAPAARTLHASLSRAGRSQVSLLGPPPGGGGRRLGPRGRPLSASQPSLPHRAAGEGSPGRKGSGGERLPASGLLTRLPGTAQPLRPPASDPGTSRGPQLPANM